A region of the Chryseobacterium gotjawalense genome:
GTGAGCTCGGTGATTTCTGTTTCATAGGTTGAGACTTCCACTTTACAGGCTGCCGAACTTGCTAATATATCAACGATCATATCTGATTCTGGACGCATTTGACAGGCTAATCCAAAACCCTTTTCTGCTTCTTCTTCCGACAAAGCCTCATCGATATAATCTCCAGGATCAAATGAGCCTGATTTTGACAAGCATTTGCACGTTCCGCAAGCACCATCGGCACAATCTAAAGGGATATTGACTCCTACTCTGTAGGCCGCTTCAGCAATGGTTTCATCGCCCGAGGTTTCAATAAAACGTGTTACGCCATCTTCAAAATTTAATGCAACTTTTGCCATAATTTTTATTCTTTAAATATGATATACATCTAAAACCTGACGGATGTAATCGTTTTTGATTATTACTTTTTTATTTGAAATCAGGAAGGAATCCTCGTTTTTTTTCAGCGTGTAAAAGCTAACGCCGAAATAAGTATCGGTTGTTTTGTATCGAAATGATAAGGTATTCCAATTGAAACGAATTTTTACCTCCTCCTCATTTTCTTCCATAATTTCCACATTACTGATGTAATGACAGGTTCTCGGTTCGGGCATAGATGCTGATGAACGTTCTGTTTTGATGCGGAACACCCGATCTTCTAATCCGCCTTTATTGGGATAATAAATCAAAGAAATTTCGGTTTGAGGATCCTTGGTCAATTCATCTTCGTCATCCCATCCTGGCATCCAAAAAACACAGTCTTCATCATAAAATTTCAACCATTCATCCCATTGTTTGTCATCTAATTGGCGGACTTCCCCGTATAAGAATGCCAGTATATCTTGATAATTTGTCATGATTTATATTTTTTAAACTGCTAGATTTTCTTTAGAAAGGCCTTCTTTTAAAGAATCTTTCCAGAATTCGTGTTGCGTAATAAATAAACCTTCATCTTCAGATTTGATTCCGGAGATTATTGGTTG
Encoded here:
- the benB gene encoding benzoate 1,2-dioxygenase small subunit produces the protein MTNYQDILAFLYGEVRQLDDKQWDEWLKFYDEDCVFWMPGWDDEDELTKDPQTEISLIYYPNKGGLEDRVFRIKTERSSASMPEPRTCHYISNVEIMEENEEEVKIRFNWNTLSFRYKTTDTYFGVSFYTLKKNEDSFLISNKKVIIKNDYIRQVLDVYHI